The following coding sequences are from one Rathayibacter sp. SW19 window:
- a CDS encoding SDR family NAD(P)-dependent oxidoreductase, translated as MSTVPGTEPQKVAIISGASRGIGAALVTAYRGLGYAVTATARSIAASNDPCVLSVPGNVAEPGAAARVVSATVARFGRVNTLINNAGIFIGKPFTDYTDDDYDAMVGVNVRGFFEFCRSAIPAMLEQNGGHIVNISTSLVDHANSGRPSALASLTKGGLNAATRSLAIEYAARGIRVNTVSLGVIRTWGRPADSDDGLAALHPLGRIGEIDDVVNAIVYLETASFVTGEILHVDGGQSAGH; from the coding sequence ATGAGTACCGTGCCGGGGACCGAGCCGCAAAAAGTTGCCATCATCAGCGGTGCATCCCGCGGAATCGGTGCCGCTTTGGTCACCGCCTACCGCGGGCTTGGATACGCGGTCACCGCAACAGCGCGGTCCATTGCCGCGTCCAATGACCCGTGCGTGCTGAGCGTGCCAGGCAACGTCGCAGAACCCGGCGCCGCCGCCCGGGTGGTCAGCGCAACCGTGGCGCGGTTCGGCCGTGTCAACACGCTGATCAACAACGCCGGCATCTTCATCGGCAAACCGTTCACGGATTACACCGACGACGACTACGACGCGATGGTCGGCGTCAACGTACGTGGGTTCTTCGAGTTCTGCCGGAGCGCCATCCCCGCAATGCTTGAGCAGAACGGGGGGCACATCGTGAATATCTCGACCAGCCTGGTGGATCACGCCAATTCAGGGCGTCCGTCTGCACTCGCATCGTTGACGAAGGGCGGTTTGAACGCAGCCACGAGGTCATTAGCCATTGAATATGCGGCACGCGGCATTCGAGTCAACACGGTCTCGCTTGGCGTGATACGCACGTGGGGGCGGCCAGCGGACTCGGACGATGGCCTCGCCGCGCTGCACCCGCTCGGCCGAATAGGTGAGATCGATGATGTTGTGAACGCGATTGTTTACCTCGAGACCGCGTCATTTGTCACGGGAGAAATTCTGCACGTCGACGGCGGCCAGAGCGCTGGGCACTGA
- a CDS encoding muconolactone Delta-isomerase family protein, protein MEFLVDMVTTVPDGTTEDVVAAIRASEAARSRELAAQGHLLRLWRPPLAPGEWRTWGLFSADDEDELEQVLASMPLRVWRHDTVTPLAPHPNDPEHDGSGSQSHGRR, encoded by the coding sequence ATGGAGTTCTTAGTCGACATGGTGACGACCGTCCCCGACGGCACTACCGAAGACGTCGTCGCGGCGATCCGCGCGAGCGAGGCTGCGCGTTCCAGAGAGCTGGCCGCCCAAGGACACTTGCTGCGACTGTGGCGACCGCCGCTTGCGCCGGGCGAATGGCGCACCTGGGGATTATTCAGCGCCGACGACGAGGACGAGCTGGAGCAGGTACTCGCCTCGATGCCCTTGCGCGTCTGGCGGCATGACACCGTGACACCCCTGGCGCCTCATCCGAACGACCCCGAGCATGATGGCTCCGGCTCGCAGTCTCACGGACGGCGATGA
- a CDS encoding VOC family protein, with protein sequence MANITPSETGIVLAHFIVSNDVERSKHFYTDVLGGTVVFDGEVTYVALANSFIIINVGGGPTDDKPTVTLEAPTDPDRVSSFLNIRVENIYAVYAEWSARGAHFLTPPKVHEFEIRCYIRDPDNHLIEVGQTTDPDGDWSAWLSRLSTT encoded by the coding sequence ATGGCCAATATCACCCCATCCGAAACAGGTATCGTGCTCGCCCACTTCATCGTGTCAAACGACGTCGAGCGCTCCAAACATTTCTACACCGACGTTCTTGGCGGCACAGTGGTCTTCGACGGGGAGGTGACCTACGTCGCATTGGCCAACAGCTTCATCATCATCAATGTCGGCGGCGGCCCGACGGACGACAAACCCACCGTCACTTTGGAGGCCCCGACCGACCCCGACCGTGTCAGCAGCTTCCTCAACATTCGTGTCGAGAACATCTACGCCGTCTACGCCGAATGGAGCGCCCGCGGAGCGCACTTCCTGACGCCGCCGAAGGTGCATGAATTCGAGATCCGATGCTACATCCGTGACCCTGACAACCATTTGATCGAGGTCGGCCAAACCACCGACCCAGACGGCGACTGGTCGGCGTGGCTGTCGCGTCTGTCGACCACATGA
- a CDS encoding redoxin domain-containing protein, producing the protein MRSNIKAGGTFPDYTLPDRTNTLRTLSDLQGDDPLILTLARGHYCPKEHQQHLELAANYSKIAVGYTRIVTISTDDHHTTQEFRASVGAQWTFLSDPGPTIQKDLDIQEYTDPEHNPMIPHAPVLKPGLVIHSIYNGYWFWGRRRAGMGGRRTRQRVARHSSVGGRPVKRTL; encoded by the coding sequence ATGCGATCAAACATCAAGGCAGGCGGTACTTTTCCGGACTACACCCTGCCAGACCGCACCAACACATTGCGGACGCTGAGCGACTTACAGGGCGACGACCCGTTGATCCTCACCTTGGCGCGGGGTCACTACTGCCCCAAGGAGCACCAGCAGCATCTGGAGCTCGCCGCGAACTATTCGAAAATCGCCGTCGGCTACACCCGGATCGTCACGATCTCGACGGATGACCATCACACGACGCAAGAATTTCGCGCCTCGGTCGGCGCCCAGTGGACTTTCCTGTCCGATCCCGGTCCCACCATTCAAAAGGACCTGGACATCCAGGAATACACGGACCCTGAGCACAATCCGATGATCCCGCACGCGCCGGTGCTCAAGCCCGGTCTTGTGATCCACAGCATTTACAACGGGTATTGGTTTTGGGGGCGTCGTCGCGCAGGGATGGGAGGCCGGCGGACACGTCAAAGGGTAGCTCGCCACTCTTCCGTTGGTGGTCGGCCTGTAAAGAGGACTCTTTAG
- a CDS encoding dihydrolipoyl dehydrogenase family protein produces MQKSEYDVVIIGGGAVAENVAERAVQGGLTAVLVEHELVGGECSFWACIPSKALLRPAQAVREARAVEGAAEAVAGRIDVGAVLGRRDRLVHDWSDQSQVDWVDGAGIALVRGHGEIVAPKQVKVTAADGSVLVLTARTAVVVSTGSDPVIPDTPGLRDSAPWTSRDATSVKTVPESLAIVGGGVVGAEMATAYAGFGCAVTLISRGGLLANMEPFAGEMVVDSLRALGVTVLLDTAISTIGRTADGVKIEISPGDPIVAKEILVATGRKPRTEHIGLDNVGLTPGDWLPTDDTMRLPGFDWLYAVGDVTHRVLLTHQGKYQARIAGDVIAARANGEVVDDQPWGAHVATADHEAVPQVTFTEPEIASVGLTAAAAKAAGYTVSVADYEIGWVAGAVVRADDYKGKARMVVDDDRQIILGVTLAGPDVGDLLHAATTAIVGRVPIQRLWHAVPSYPTVSEIWLRLLETYRLNTRKVSEKPT; encoded by the coding sequence ATGCAAAAAAGCGAGTATGACGTCGTCATCATCGGCGGCGGCGCGGTGGCGGAGAACGTTGCGGAGCGCGCAGTCCAGGGTGGGCTGACCGCGGTGCTGGTGGAGCATGAGCTGGTTGGCGGGGAGTGTTCGTTCTGGGCATGCATCCCCTCGAAAGCCCTGCTGCGGCCTGCGCAGGCGGTGCGGGAAGCGCGTGCGGTTGAGGGTGCGGCCGAGGCCGTCGCGGGCAGGATTGATGTCGGCGCCGTTCTGGGCCGGCGGGACCGTCTTGTGCACGACTGGTCCGATCAGAGCCAGGTCGATTGGGTCGACGGTGCCGGCATCGCGCTGGTGCGTGGCCACGGGGAGATCGTGGCGCCCAAGCAGGTGAAGGTCACCGCGGCCGACGGATCCGTGTTGGTGTTGACGGCTCGCACGGCAGTCGTTGTTTCGACGGGCTCTGACCCGGTCATTCCCGACACCCCGGGGCTGCGTGACAGCGCTCCGTGGACCAGCCGTGACGCGACCAGCGTCAAGACCGTGCCCGAGAGCCTTGCGATCGTCGGGGGTGGAGTGGTCGGTGCCGAGATGGCGACCGCGTACGCCGGGTTCGGCTGTGCAGTCACGCTGATTTCCCGTGGCGGTTTGCTGGCGAACATGGAGCCGTTCGCGGGCGAGATGGTGGTTGATTCGTTGCGTGCGCTGGGCGTCACGGTGCTGCTCGACACAGCAATCTCGACGATCGGCCGGACCGCAGACGGTGTCAAGATCGAGATCTCACCGGGCGACCCGATCGTCGCAAAGGAAATCCTGGTTGCAACCGGCCGCAAACCGCGCACTGAACATATCGGGCTTGACAACGTCGGGCTGACTCCTGGCGACTGGCTGCCGACGGACGACACGATGCGTCTGCCCGGCTTCGACTGGCTCTATGCCGTCGGTGATGTGACTCATCGTGTGCTTCTGACTCATCAGGGAAAATATCAGGCGCGGATCGCTGGTGACGTGATCGCCGCCCGGGCGAATGGCGAGGTCGTGGATGATCAGCCGTGGGGTGCCCACGTCGCGACCGCCGACCACGAGGCGGTTCCGCAGGTCACCTTCACGGAGCCGGAAATCGCATCCGTTGGTCTCACCGCCGCGGCGGCGAAAGCCGCTGGATACACGGTCAGCGTCGCGGACTACGAGATCGGCTGGGTCGCAGGCGCGGTTGTTCGGGCGGACGACTACAAGGGCAAGGCGAGGATGGTTGTCGACGACGACCGCCAGATCATCCTGGGAGTAACGCTCGCCGGCCCGGATGTCGGCGATCTCCTGCACGCCGCGACCACCGCCATCGTCGGACGGGTTCCTATCCAGCGGCTGTGGCACGCAGTTCCTTCATACCCGACGGTGAGCGAGATCTGGCTTCGTCTGCTTGAAACCTACCGACTGAACACAAGAAAAGTGAGCGAGAAGCCGACATGA
- a CDS encoding PucR family transcriptional regulator, with the protein MPATVRRLLGDPALGLRLLTPEAQLPTGILGLPVSWVHSSDLPDPTPFLSPGQVLLTTGTQFPADDDSTSAQRSVDDYVSRLITHGIVGLGFGADVVRAGMPQSLIDACRQQGLPLFEVPYRTPFIAVARLAADIAAQDAYARSTWALRAQRAISVAATRPDGLSATLSELSRQLDHWVALFDAAGTLDRMFPHSAVPPTHLVDQGTIEAGTIEAGTIEAGTIEAGTVEAGTIVAVRAEAVRLLRRGQRASATVSVGAETLTLQTLGARGRLRGILVFGGSVGGSAGLDEAGQQVVTSVVALAGLALEQNHTLDRARAHLRTGLLRLLANGEIELAENISREMWGALPFEPVIAAVADLPVEQMEAIAEQLELRAADASGRLFFAMDGPRMVLCVSADSPALVAELADELGLRIGVSEPQPWAELSRALAQADHALDRARVGDAVTDFADVAARGMLALLDGSQAREVGLQVLAPLLGHDQVKQSELMATLRSWLSHNGEYEAAARELGVHRHTVRARIGTIERLLGRDLSPFQTRAELWAAQLAVETDAADARAAVLGESEAAGGMR; encoded by the coding sequence ATGCCCGCCACCGTGCGCCGCTTGCTGGGGGACCCAGCGCTCGGCCTGCGCCTGCTGACGCCGGAAGCGCAGTTGCCGACAGGAATCCTCGGGCTGCCGGTGTCCTGGGTTCACAGCTCAGACCTGCCCGATCCGACACCGTTTCTGTCGCCAGGCCAGGTGCTGCTGACGACAGGGACACAGTTCCCGGCTGACGACGATTCGACGTCGGCACAGCGAAGCGTCGACGACTACGTATCGCGCCTGATCACGCACGGAATTGTCGGCCTCGGCTTCGGCGCCGATGTGGTGCGCGCGGGGATGCCGCAATCGCTCATCGACGCATGCCGACAGCAGGGCTTGCCGTTGTTCGAAGTTCCGTATCGCACGCCGTTCATCGCGGTCGCACGCCTGGCGGCCGACATCGCGGCGCAAGATGCCTACGCGCGAAGCACATGGGCTTTGCGCGCCCAGCGGGCGATCTCGGTGGCAGCGACGCGCCCGGATGGGCTCTCCGCAACTCTGAGCGAACTGTCCCGGCAACTGGACCATTGGGTGGCACTGTTCGACGCGGCAGGAACGCTCGACCGCATGTTCCCGCACAGCGCAGTTCCGCCTACCCACCTCGTCGACCAGGGCACGATCGAGGCCGGCACGATCGAAGCCGGCACGATCGAAGCCGGCACGATCGAAGCCGGCACGGTCGAAGCCGGCACGATCGTGGCGGTGCGCGCCGAGGCTGTTCGCCTGCTGCGTCGCGGGCAACGGGCGAGCGCTACCGTGTCGGTCGGAGCGGAAACGCTGACCCTGCAGACGCTCGGAGCGCGCGGTCGGCTGCGCGGCATCCTGGTGTTCGGCGGGTCGGTCGGCGGATCGGCCGGCCTGGATGAGGCCGGTCAGCAGGTTGTTACGAGCGTCGTCGCCCTTGCAGGGCTCGCTCTGGAGCAGAATCACACGCTCGACCGTGCGCGCGCCCACCTGCGCACGGGCCTGCTGCGGCTCTTGGCCAACGGTGAGATTGAATTGGCTGAAAATATCTCGCGGGAGATGTGGGGGGCGCTGCCGTTCGAGCCGGTGATCGCAGCTGTCGCGGATCTGCCCGTCGAGCAGATGGAGGCCATCGCGGAACAACTTGAACTGCGCGCAGCGGATGCCAGCGGACGGTTGTTCTTTGCGATGGACGGCCCGCGAATGGTGCTGTGCGTCAGCGCAGACTCGCCGGCACTCGTGGCTGAACTCGCGGACGAGCTTGGCCTACGCATCGGCGTTTCTGAGCCGCAACCATGGGCGGAGCTGAGCCGCGCGCTCGCCCAGGCCGACCACGCTCTCGACCGTGCACGCGTCGGCGACGCCGTCACCGACTTCGCCGACGTCGCTGCGCGAGGGATGCTGGCCCTTCTCGACGGTTCGCAGGCACGCGAGGTCGGGCTGCAGGTGCTCGCGCCGCTACTGGGCCACGATCAGGTCAAGCAGAGCGAGCTGATGGCGACACTGCGATCCTGGCTCTCGCACAATGGCGAGTATGAGGCTGCCGCACGGGAACTCGGCGTGCATCGACACACGGTGCGCGCACGCATCGGCACGATCGAACGTCTGCTGGGCCGCGACCTTTCACCGTTTCAAACGCGCGCAGAGTTGTGGGCAGCGCAGCTGGCGGTCGAAACTGACGCGGCTGATGCGCGTGCCGCGGTGCTGGGCGAGTCGGAGGCGGCTGGTGGGATGCGGTGA
- the gabT gene encoding 4-aminobutyrate--2-oxoglutarate transaminase codes for MTLVAETSERLVGGPGLPQRRNIVTAIPGPKSTAWLARKAEAVASGVGHTIPVFAAAAGGGVLVDIDGNSFIDLGSGIAVTGVGNSDARVVEAVRAQVEQFTHTCFTITPYDSYVQVAEALNRLTPGDHAKRSALFNSGAEAVENAVKIARHYTGRQAVVAFDHAYHGRTNLTMALTAKNQPYKNGFGPFAPEIYRAPMSYPLRDGGLDGVTAARRAITMIEKQVGASNLAALIIEPIQGEGGFVVPADGFLPTLLTWARANGVVFIADEVQTGFGRTGDMFACNHEGIVPDLVVTAKGIAGGLPLSAVTGRSEIMDAPQSGGLGGTYAGSPLACAAALAAITAYEEDDLLARASHIGEVIAQHFGAVKQTDARIGDLRGRGAMMAIELVDPATGEPDAALTSRVATAAHQAGVIVLTCGTFGNVIRFLPPFTISDELLREGLQVVSDALAAA; via the coding sequence ATGACACTCGTCGCAGAAACCTCCGAGCGACTCGTAGGGGGCCCAGGCCTCCCGCAGCGCCGCAACATCGTCACCGCGATCCCCGGGCCGAAGTCCACCGCATGGCTGGCCCGCAAAGCAGAGGCCGTCGCATCCGGAGTCGGTCACACCATCCCGGTATTCGCCGCCGCGGCCGGTGGCGGAGTGCTCGTCGACATCGACGGCAACTCGTTCATCGACCTCGGCTCTGGCATCGCCGTCACCGGCGTCGGCAACAGCGACGCCCGCGTCGTCGAAGCCGTGCGCGCCCAGGTCGAACAGTTCACCCACACGTGCTTCACCATCACCCCCTACGACTCCTATGTGCAGGTCGCGGAGGCCCTGAACCGGCTCACCCCCGGCGACCACGCCAAGCGCAGCGCCCTGTTCAACTCCGGCGCGGAAGCCGTCGAGAACGCGGTCAAGATCGCGCGGCACTACACCGGTCGCCAGGCGGTCGTCGCATTCGACCACGCCTACCACGGGCGCACAAACCTCACGATGGCACTGACCGCGAAGAACCAGCCGTATAAGAACGGCTTCGGCCCGTTCGCCCCCGAGATTTATCGGGCGCCGATGTCCTACCCGTTGCGCGACGGAGGCCTCGACGGCGTCACCGCCGCACGCCGCGCGATCACGATGATCGAGAAGCAGGTCGGCGCTAGCAATCTCGCGGCGCTGATCATCGAACCGATTCAGGGCGAGGGCGGGTTTGTGGTGCCCGCCGACGGGTTCCTGCCGACGCTGCTGACCTGGGCGCGCGCCAACGGTGTTGTCTTCATCGCCGACGAGGTGCAGACCGGGTTCGGCCGCACCGGCGACATGTTCGCGTGCAATCACGAGGGCATCGTTCCAGACCTCGTCGTCACGGCGAAGGGCATCGCGGGCGGCCTGCCGTTGTCTGCGGTCACCGGCCGATCCGAGATCATGGACGCGCCGCAGTCCGGCGGCCTCGGTGGCACCTATGCGGGAAGCCCGCTGGCCTGCGCGGCAGCGCTCGCCGCCATCACCGCCTACGAAGAGGACGATCTGCTTGCCCGCGCGAGCCACATCGGCGAGGTCATCGCGCAGCATTTCGGCGCGGTCAAGCAGACGGATGCCCGCATCGGCGACCTGCGCGGCCGCGGCGCCATGATGGCGATCGAACTCGTCGACCCGGCCACGGGCGAACCGGATGCCGCGCTCACCTCGCGCGTCGCAACCGCAGCCCATCAAGCGGGCGTGATCGTGCTCACCTGTGGAACCTTCGGCAACGTCATCCGCTTCCTGCCGCCGTTCACCATCTCGGATGAACTGCTTCGCGAAGGCCTGCAGGTCGTGTCTGATGCGCTGGCTGCCGCATGA
- a CDS encoding Glu/Leu/Phe/Val family dehydrogenase: protein MTLIEETPSATIETRGAATVGAAASGLAASGLAASARVAPSPVATPLVDAHAQLAEAVRLLGYDEGLHSMLATPRRELTVSVPLRRDNGASELLMGYRVQHNFSRGPAKGGLRYAPNVSLDEVRALAMWMTWKCALVDLPYGGAKGGVAIDPRQFSMAELERVTRRYTSEIMPIIGPERDIPAPDVGTNEQTMAWMMDTYSVNKGYTVPAVVTGKPISLGGSRGRASATSRGVTHIALAALAHRGMKPGATSAAVQGFGKVGRDAALFLAEAGVRIVAISDQYGAVRRDSGLDVPALAAFVAETGSVVGFPGAGALPGEDLLELDIDLLVPAAVEGVLHEGNAGRVKAKVIVEGANGPTSPSADRIFAENGQLVVPDILANAGGVIVSYFEWVQANQAYWWNASEVESKLENKLVGAWDEVLAYAGRRRLSLRAAATCLAVERVAEAHKLRGLYP, encoded by the coding sequence ATGACGCTCATCGAGGAGACACCCAGCGCGACGATCGAAACGCGAGGGGCGGCGACTGTCGGCGCCGCGGCATCCGGGCTTGCGGCATCCGGGCTTGCGGCATCCGCCCGGGTGGCCCCCTCGCCGGTGGCCACCCCGCTTGTGGACGCGCACGCTCAGCTCGCCGAAGCGGTCCGCTTGCTCGGCTATGACGAGGGATTGCACTCGATGCTGGCCACTCCGCGTCGCGAACTCACCGTGAGTGTTCCTTTGCGGCGCGACAACGGCGCGAGTGAGCTGCTGATGGGCTATCGCGTGCAGCACAACTTCTCGCGCGGGCCGGCGAAGGGCGGGCTGCGCTATGCGCCGAACGTTTCGCTCGACGAGGTTCGCGCGTTGGCGATGTGGATGACCTGGAAATGTGCCCTCGTCGACTTGCCGTACGGCGGTGCAAAAGGCGGCGTCGCCATCGACCCGCGGCAGTTCTCGATGGCAGAACTGGAGCGAGTGACTCGCCGCTACACGAGCGAGATCATGCCGATCATCGGGCCGGAGCGCGACATCCCCGCACCCGATGTCGGCACCAACGAGCAGACCATGGCCTGGATGATGGACACCTATTCCGTCAATAAGGGCTACACCGTGCCCGCCGTGGTCACCGGCAAGCCGATCAGCCTGGGCGGTTCCCGAGGTCGCGCCAGCGCGACCTCGCGTGGGGTGACGCACATTGCGCTCGCCGCGCTCGCGCATCGTGGGATGAAGCCGGGTGCCACCTCTGCGGCCGTGCAGGGGTTTGGCAAGGTGGGGCGCGATGCCGCTCTGTTCTTGGCGGAAGCCGGCGTGCGGATCGTCGCGATCAGCGATCAATACGGGGCAGTGAGACGCGACAGCGGCCTCGACGTGCCTGCCCTGGCAGCGTTTGTGGCCGAGACGGGATCGGTCGTCGGATTTCCGGGAGCAGGCGCTTTGCCGGGTGAGGACCTGCTGGAGCTCGACATCGATCTTCTCGTGCCGGCCGCCGTCGAGGGCGTTCTGCACGAAGGCAACGCGGGGCGGGTAAAGGCGAAGGTGATCGTCGAGGGCGCGAACGGCCCCACGTCGCCGAGTGCAGATCGCATCTTTGCCGAGAACGGCCAGCTGGTCGTACCCGACATTCTTGCCAATGCCGGCGGAGTGATCGTGTCGTATTTCGAGTGGGTGCAGGCGAATCAGGCCTATTGGTGGAACGCCAGCGAGGTTGAAAGCAAGCTCGAGAACAAGCTTGTCGGCGCATGGGACGAGGTACTGGCATACGCTGGCAGAAGACGGCTCTCATTGCGCGCCGCCGCGACCTGCTTGGCCGTCGAGCGCGTGGCGGAAGCACACAAACTGCGCGGACTGTACCCGTGA
- a CDS encoding NAD-dependent succinate-semialdehyde dehydrogenase, producing MAVTEQELLARVPDRLFIGGEWVAGSAPTPIQVHDPATGAVIKTIANANPADGIRALDAAVAAAESWAATPPRARGELLRRAFDLLQERREDFALLMTLEMGKPLAESNGEVTYGGEFLRWFSEEAVRITGRYGINPEGTGRMIVSQHPVGPCYLITPWNFPLAMATRKIAPALAAGCTVVVKPAELTPLTTLYFAKLLEDVGLPAGVVNVLTTSTSGAVSEPIIADPRLRKLSFTGSTPVGRALIKQAAQGVLRTSMELGGNAPFVVFEDADLDKAVDGAIAAKFRNIGQACTAANRFIVHESVADEFAARVTERVKSFGIGRGTEANVTIGPLIDDRAVAKSDELVKDALSRGASLLSGGHAIDGAGTFFEPTVIDNVKPGSAILTEEIFGPVLSITRFSEEDEAVDAANNTEYGLIGYVYTRDLARGQRMIERLQTGMMGLNLGVISNAAAPFGGVKQSGLGREGGFEGIHEYLSTKYTLTPDPFA from the coding sequence ATGGCAGTTACCGAGCAAGAGCTGCTCGCCCGGGTTCCAGACCGCTTGTTCATCGGCGGTGAATGGGTGGCGGGCTCGGCTCCCACGCCGATCCAGGTGCACGATCCGGCGACCGGCGCCGTGATCAAGACGATCGCGAATGCGAACCCGGCCGACGGCATCCGCGCGCTGGATGCCGCGGTGGCCGCAGCGGAATCCTGGGCAGCCACCCCGCCGCGCGCACGTGGTGAACTGTTGCGCCGTGCATTCGACCTGCTGCAGGAGCGTCGCGAAGACTTCGCCCTGTTGATGACGTTGGAGATGGGCAAGCCGCTCGCGGAATCCAATGGAGAAGTCACCTATGGTGGCGAGTTCCTGCGCTGGTTCAGCGAAGAGGCCGTGCGCATCACCGGGCGCTACGGCATCAATCCGGAGGGCACCGGGCGGATGATCGTGTCGCAGCACCCGGTCGGGCCGTGCTATCTGATCACGCCGTGGAACTTTCCGCTCGCGATGGCCACCCGCAAGATCGCACCGGCGCTCGCCGCAGGCTGCACGGTCGTTGTCAAGCCGGCTGAACTGACGCCGTTGACAACGCTTTATTTCGCGAAGCTGCTCGAGGATGTCGGGCTGCCGGCCGGTGTGGTCAACGTGCTGACGACCTCTACGTCGGGTGCGGTTTCTGAGCCGATCATTGCGGATCCGCGGTTGCGCAAGCTGTCGTTCACCGGGTCGACCCCGGTCGGCCGGGCGCTGATCAAGCAGGCCGCGCAGGGTGTGCTGCGCACCTCGATGGAGTTGGGCGGCAACGCGCCGTTCGTCGTGTTCGAGGACGCCGACCTGGACAAGGCCGTTGACGGGGCGATCGCGGCGAAGTTCCGCAACATCGGTCAAGCCTGCACGGCCGCCAACCGGTTCATCGTGCACGAGTCCGTCGCCGACGAGTTCGCCGCCCGGGTGACCGAGCGGGTGAAGAGCTTCGGCATCGGTCGCGGCACAGAGGCGAACGTGACGATCGGCCCGTTGATCGACGATCGCGCGGTAGCCAAGTCCGACGAGCTGGTCAAAGATGCGCTGTCCCGCGGTGCGTCACTTCTCAGCGGCGGCCACGCGATCGACGGTGCCGGAACGTTCTTCGAGCCGACCGTGATCGACAACGTGAAGCCGGGCAGCGCCATCCTGACCGAGGAGATCTTCGGCCCCGTGCTGTCGATCACCCGGTTCAGCGAGGAAGACGAGGCCGTCGACGCTGCGAACAACACCGAATATGGACTCATCGGCTACGTGTACACTCGCGACCTGGCGCGCGGTCAGCGGATGATCGAACGCCTGCAGACCGGCATGATGGGCTTGAACCTCGGCGTGATCTCCAACGCGGCAGCACCGTTCGGCGGGGTCAAACAGTCCGGGCTCGGTCGCGAGGGCGGCTTCGAAGGCATCCACGAGTACCTCTCGACCAAGTACACGCTGACGCCAGACCCCTTCGCCTAA
- a CDS encoding LCP family protein, with amino-acid sequence MNDHPLRRPRVRGTIPVRHGRLSRSAPLVGIAKIAVAVLAVLAVSAGSITAYAAWDVVSSVKPGVHLATLPGHTAQPIPNVAAIKGGVNLLLVGTDTRTGQGGAFSSADELNGSSGAGNNDVTILLHIAQNHQSASVISFPRDMEVPIPACPQSGGGSSSPQDQAMINTTLSVGGLSCTVLTVEQLTGVTIPFAAEISFDGVAAMSNAVGGVTVCLATPVTDPYTNPQLNLPAGQQTLVGAMALSFLRSRHGVGDGSDLGRISSQQVFLSALVRKIASAGVLGNPVTLYALAKAATQNMVLSDTLTSPTSMVSIALALKNIGLGNIVFLQYPTDADPADTNRVIPDASSSAIVNTALQADQPLQLTGIPGRAAQLSPSATPAPASTTPTSTATSSPSAPAASATPAPTSTAVALPSNVTGQTAAEQTCTVGNNG; translated from the coding sequence ATGAACGATCATCCTCTGCGGCGCCCGCGGGTGCGCGGAACTATTCCCGTGCGTCATGGCAGATTGAGCCGATCGGCGCCGCTGGTCGGCATCGCGAAGATCGCCGTGGCTGTGCTCGCCGTTCTGGCGGTCAGCGCTGGTTCGATCACCGCATACGCCGCCTGGGATGTCGTCAGCAGCGTCAAGCCCGGCGTGCATCTGGCAACCCTGCCCGGGCACACTGCGCAGCCGATCCCGAACGTCGCGGCGATCAAGGGTGGCGTCAACCTCCTGCTGGTTGGAACGGACACCCGCACCGGTCAGGGCGGTGCGTTCTCCAGTGCCGACGAGTTGAACGGCAGTTCTGGCGCCGGAAACAACGACGTGACGATCCTGCTGCACATCGCGCAGAATCACCAGAGTGCCAGTGTGATCAGTTTTCCTCGCGACATGGAGGTGCCGATTCCGGCTTGTCCGCAATCCGGTGGCGGCTCGTCTTCACCGCAAGACCAAGCCATGATCAATACGACCCTGTCGGTCGGCGGGCTCTCCTGCACCGTCCTGACGGTCGAACAGCTCACCGGCGTGACGATCCCGTTCGCGGCCGAGATCAGTTTCGACGGCGTCGCGGCGATGTCCAATGCGGTCGGCGGCGTCACGGTGTGCCTGGCCACACCGGTGACGGACCCGTACACGAACCCCCAGCTGAACCTCCCCGCCGGGCAACAGACACTCGTCGGCGCGATGGCGCTCTCGTTCCTGCGCAGCAGACACGGCGTGGGCGACGGCAGCGACCTCGGCCGCATCAGCAGTCAACAGGTCTTCCTGTCTGCACTTGTGCGCAAGATCGCCAGCGCAGGCGTGCTCGGCAACCCGGTCACTCTGTATGCGCTGGCCAAGGCAGCCACGCAGAACATGGTGCTCTCCGACACATTGACCAGCCCGACCAGCATGGTGAGCATTGCGCTCGCCCTGAAGAACATCGGGCTCGGCAACATCGTCTTTTTGCAATATCCAACGGATGCCGACCCCGCCGACACCAACCGCGTCATTCCGGATGCGTCCTCCTCCGCAATCGTGAACACGGCGCTTCAGGCAGACCAACCGTTGCAGCTCACGGGAATCCCCGGCCGTGCGGCGCAACTGAGCCCAAGCGCGACGCCCGCACCGGCGAGCACCACACCGACGAGCACCGCGACGAGTTCGCCGTCCGCACCCGCAGCATCCGCAACGCCCGCCCCGACCTCAACGGCAGTTGCTCTGCCGAGCAACGTGACCGGCCAGACGGCCGCAGAGCAGACCTGCACGGTCGGCAACAACGGCTAG